From Citricoccus sp. SGAir0253, a single genomic window includes:
- a CDS encoding IclR family transcriptional regulator, with protein sequence MQKNTPLRQKPKYPIDSVDHALALMEMVRDYGRVRLSVAADLLGVSVSTAHRLMAMLVYRGYAVQDHARRYVPGPAMGLPPAGVAWTVELRRLAHPHLEALAERTGETSNLLVLAGTDVRFLASVEGERPVRVGDRQGVVLPASGASGGKALLAGMDPAEVERAYRRRAEQEGHAFDARGHARLSVELDAVRIRGYATNDEGTEEGISAVGMAVRDGSGAVVAGISVAVPQQRFRQALDDGLVAEVTRARAALEADLADFLAAR encoded by the coding sequence GTGCAGAAAAACACCCCCCTGCGGCAGAAGCCGAAGTACCCCATCGACTCCGTGGACCATGCGCTGGCCCTCATGGAGATGGTCCGCGACTACGGCCGGGTGCGCCTGAGCGTGGCCGCCGACCTGCTCGGCGTCTCCGTCTCCACGGCCCACCGGCTGATGGCGATGCTCGTGTACCGCGGCTACGCCGTGCAGGACCATGCCCGCCGCTACGTGCCCGGGCCCGCCATGGGCCTGCCGCCGGCCGGGGTGGCGTGGACGGTGGAGCTGCGGCGCCTGGCCCACCCGCATCTCGAGGCCCTGGCGGAACGGACGGGGGAGACGTCCAACCTGCTGGTGCTGGCCGGCACGGACGTGCGCTTCCTGGCCTCCGTTGAGGGCGAGCGCCCCGTGCGCGTGGGCGACCGGCAGGGCGTGGTGCTGCCGGCCTCCGGGGCCTCGGGCGGCAAGGCGCTGCTGGCGGGCATGGACCCGGCCGAGGTCGAGCGGGCCTACCGGCGCCGCGCCGAGCAGGAGGGCCACGCCTTCGACGCGCGCGGGCACGCCCGGCTATCCGTGGAGCTCGACGCGGTGCGCATCCGCGGCTACGCCACGAACGACGAGGGCACCGAGGAGGGGATCAGCGCGGTCGGGATGGCCGTCAGGGACGGCTCCGGAGCCGTCGTGGCCGGGATCAGCGTGGCGGTCCCGCAGCAGCGCTTCCGCCAGGCGCTCGACGACGGCCTCGTGGCCGAGGTGACGCGCGCCCGGGCCGCGCTCGAGGCGGACCTGGCGGACTTCCTCGCCGCCCGGTAG
- a CDS encoding MFS transporter codes for MIQHTSEPSSAPGRPASSSTAPAGTGPLTRRQAMMAVIVCWLLVVFDGYDLIVFGTVQTSLLQDTDWGLTDAGLGVVGSMAFVGMMLGALFAGRLADALGRRRTILACAVTFSVFTILCAFAPSAWVFGAFRLVAGIGLGGLVPSANAMVAELVPARWRSSIATLMMSGVPIGGTLAALIGIPVIPAFGWPAMFLVALLALVVVVPLGFAFLPETLASEQRSSRAPARGAGDAEPRRAGGFAGLLRPPYLLVSVMFALATLATLFAWYGLGTWLPRAMESLGYDLGSALTFALSLNIGAVVGSVVTAWAGDRYGSVKAGVVAAALAGVALLALLLSPPVWLVYVILMVAGVGTHGTQCLIIAAVSNHYPGYLRGTALGWALGVGRLGAVTAPLVAGFLLNNGYGAGSLFVAFGIAAVAAAVLQVIIIAQGHGGRSTDRGVAAPAAS; via the coding sequence ATGATCCAGCACACTTCCGAGCCGTCGTCCGCCCCCGGGCGACCGGCATCCTCCTCCACGGCACCGGCGGGAACCGGTCCGCTCACGCGCCGGCAGGCGATGATGGCCGTCATCGTCTGCTGGCTCCTCGTCGTCTTCGACGGCTACGACCTGATCGTCTTCGGCACCGTCCAGACCTCCCTGCTCCAGGACACCGACTGGGGCCTGACGGACGCCGGCCTCGGCGTGGTCGGCTCCATGGCCTTCGTGGGCATGATGCTCGGCGCCCTGTTCGCCGGCCGCCTCGCCGACGCCCTGGGCCGGCGCCGCACCATCCTGGCCTGCGCGGTCACCTTCTCGGTCTTCACGATCCTGTGCGCCTTCGCGCCGAGCGCCTGGGTCTTCGGCGCGTTCCGCCTCGTGGCCGGCATCGGCCTGGGCGGTCTCGTCCCCTCGGCCAACGCGATGGTGGCCGAGCTGGTCCCCGCCCGCTGGCGCTCCTCGATCGCCACCCTGATGATGTCCGGCGTGCCGATCGGCGGCACCCTGGCCGCCCTCATCGGCATCCCCGTGATCCCGGCCTTCGGCTGGCCCGCCATGTTCCTCGTGGCCCTCCTGGCGCTCGTCGTGGTGGTCCCGCTCGGCTTCGCCTTCCTGCCGGAGACCCTGGCCTCGGAGCAGCGGTCCTCCCGCGCCCCCGCCCGGGGCGCCGGGGACGCCGAGCCCCGGCGCGCCGGCGGCTTCGCCGGGCTGCTGCGCCCGCCGTACCTGCTGGTGTCCGTCATGTTCGCCCTGGCCACGCTGGCCACCCTGTTCGCCTGGTACGGGCTGGGCACCTGGCTGCCGCGGGCGATGGAGTCCCTCGGCTACGACCTGGGCTCGGCGCTGACCTTCGCCCTCTCCCTGAACATCGGCGCCGTCGTGGGCTCGGTCGTCACGGCCTGGGCCGGGGACCGCTACGGCAGCGTGAAGGCCGGCGTGGTCGCGGCCGCCCTGGCCGGCGTGGCCCTGCTCGCCCTGCTGCTCTCCCCGCCGGTGTGGCTCGTCTACGTGATCCTCATGGTGGCCGGCGTGGGCACCCACGGCACCCAGTGCCTGATCATCGCCGCCGTCAGCAACCACTACCCTGGCTACCTGCGCGGCACCGCCCTGGGCTGGGCGCTCGGCGTGGGCCGCCTGGGCGCCGTGACCGCCCCGCTCGTGGCCGGCTTCCTGCTCAACAACGGCTACGGCGCGGGCTCGCTGTTCGTGGCGTTCGGCATCGCCGCCGTGGCGGCCGCCGTCCTGCAGGTGATCATCATCGCCCAGGGCCACGGTGGGCGCAGCACCGACCGCGGCGTGGCGGCCCCGGCCGCCTCCTGA
- a CDS encoding ribonuclease Z codes for MRELVVLGTSSQVPTRERNHNGYLLLWDGEALLFDPGEGTQRQLIHAGVPASRIHRICLTHVHGDHCFGLPGVLSRLALDRVEHPVHLHYPASGEDVVRALVSVVTGHLDLRRHPHGRAGPVAPGLEVRPLHHRVETYGYRLAEPAGLTLVPELLERAGIRGPDVGRLVREGSLRGVDVAAVSVSRPGQRFALVMDTAPCPGAEELAEGADLLVAECTYAEAEAALARGYRHLTAGQAGDLAAAGGARRLVLTHFSSRYQDVEPLRLEALARAGGADVVAARDLDRFRLPRRRVRGPAGRVHPDRPDRPDRPGAPSDGPAPPPGGTG; via the coding sequence ATGCGCGAACTGGTGGTCCTCGGCACGTCCTCGCAGGTGCCCACCCGGGAGCGGAACCACAACGGCTACCTGCTGCTGTGGGACGGCGAGGCCCTGCTCTTCGACCCCGGCGAGGGCACCCAGCGGCAACTGATCCACGCCGGGGTCCCGGCGAGCCGGATCCACCGCATCTGCCTGACCCACGTCCACGGCGACCACTGCTTCGGGCTGCCCGGCGTGCTGTCCCGCCTGGCGCTGGACCGCGTGGAGCACCCCGTCCACCTGCACTATCCGGCCTCCGGCGAGGATGTGGTCCGGGCGCTGGTCTCCGTGGTCACCGGCCACCTGGACCTGCGCCGGCACCCGCACGGCCGGGCAGGCCCGGTGGCACCGGGCCTGGAGGTGCGCCCCCTGCACCACCGGGTGGAGACCTACGGCTACCGGCTCGCCGAGCCCGCGGGCCTCACCCTGGTGCCGGAGCTGCTCGAGCGCGCCGGTATCCGCGGCCCGGACGTGGGCCGCCTGGTGCGGGAGGGGAGCCTGCGTGGGGTGGACGTGGCCGCGGTCAGCGTGTCCCGGCCCGGCCAGCGCTTCGCCCTCGTCATGGACACGGCGCCGTGCCCGGGCGCCGAGGAGCTGGCCGAGGGTGCCGACCTGCTGGTGGCCGAGTGCACCTACGCCGAGGCCGAGGCCGCGCTGGCCCGCGGCTACCGGCACCTCACCGCCGGCCAGGCCGGGGACCTCGCCGCCGCCGGCGGGGCGCGGCGGCTGGTGCTCACCCACTTCTCCTCGCGGTACCAGGACGTCGAGCCGTTGCGCCTCGAGGCCCTCGCGCGGGCCGGCGGCGCCGACGTCGTGGCCGCCCGGGACCTGGACCGCTTCCGCCTGCCGCGCCGCCGGGTGCGCGGCCCCGCGGGCCGGGTCCACCCGGACCGCCCGGACCGTCCGGACCGTCCGGGAGCGCCGTCCGATGGCCCGGCGCCGCCCCCGGGCGGGACCGGCTGA
- a CDS encoding GTP pyrophosphokinase family protein: MLLEHEFGLREIETKIAILREEFMHLHDYNPIEHVSSRVKTAESLLAKATRKGLLPDMDRIRTEITDIAGARVTCSFVEDTYRMFDLLTEQDDVELVHVKDYIAEPKPNGYKSLHAILQVPVFLSTGRIDVHIEVQFRTIAMDFWASLEHKIYYKYDAKVPDRILRELHDAALTAAELDGKMERLHRELHGPVV; encoded by the coding sequence ATGCTGCTGGAGCACGAGTTCGGCCTGCGGGAGATCGAGACGAAGATCGCCATCCTGCGCGAGGAGTTCATGCACCTGCATGACTACAACCCCATCGAGCACGTCTCCTCCCGGGTGAAGACGGCCGAGAGCCTGCTGGCCAAGGCCACCCGCAAGGGCCTGCTGCCGGACATGGACCGGATCCGCACCGAGATCACGGACATCGCCGGGGCGCGCGTGACCTGCAGCTTCGTGGAGGACACCTACCGCATGTTCGACCTGCTCACCGAGCAGGACGACGTCGAACTGGTGCACGTCAAGGACTACATCGCCGAGCCCAAGCCCAACGGCTACAAGAGCCTGCACGCCATCCTGCAGGTACCCGTCTTCCTGTCCACCGGACGGATCGACGTCCACATCGAGGTGCAGTTCCGCACCATCGCCATGGACTTCTGGGCCAGCCTCGAGCACAAGATCTACTACAAGTACGACGCGAAGGTCCCCGACCGGATCCTCCGCGAGCTCCACGACGCCGCCCTGACGGCCGCCGAGCTGGACGGCAAGATGGAGCGCCTGCACCGCGAGCTGCACGGCCCGGTCGTCTAG
- a CDS encoding deoxyribodipyrimidine photo-lyase, which translates to MPDTPETSGTSAPAPLTVLWFRDDLRVTDHPALVAAREAGAVVGLWIREERDAEGRGPRPLGGAARWWAHRSLEALAAGLDGLGIPLLFAAGPAARVLPAVAEGLGATAVRWSRRYAPASRALDEALKDALRGAGLEVHSHPGSLLVEPWEVATGSGSHYRVFTPFWKAAAELPVGAPLAAPAQQDPDRDAPGLGGRITELEEAGVVLPLAGLGLLDGTGTGSGATAAADTPRWWEETIARHWEPGCAAAEAALDEVAGTVDGYADGRDRPADEHGTSRLSPRLRFGELSPRQLVHAVTTDPRTAAPDHEGRRAWVRQLYWREFSWHLTYHCPPLEREPLRPEFRSFPWEPDDGALRAWQRGRTGVPLVDAGLRQLWQSGWMHNRVRLVVGSFLAKNLLHPWWDGEQWFWDTLVDADEANNPVSWQWVAGCGADAAPYFRVFNPETQRERFDPDGAYVRRWLPEALEPLSGYPEPIVDLKQSRRHALDAYEEMKATAS; encoded by the coding sequence ATGCCCGACACCCCCGAGACCTCCGGCACCTCCGCCCCCGCCCCGCTCACCGTCCTGTGGTTCCGGGACGACCTGCGGGTGACCGACCACCCGGCCCTGGTGGCCGCGCGCGAGGCCGGCGCCGTCGTCGGGCTCTGGATCCGCGAGGAGCGCGACGCCGAGGGGCGCGGCCCCCGGCCCCTCGGCGGGGCCGCCCGCTGGTGGGCGCACCGTTCCCTCGAGGCGCTGGCCGCCGGGCTGGACGGGCTCGGCATCCCGCTGCTGTTCGCCGCCGGGCCGGCCGCCCGCGTGCTGCCGGCCGTGGCGGAGGGCCTGGGCGCCACGGCCGTGCGGTGGAGCCGGCGGTACGCGCCGGCCTCGCGCGCGCTGGACGAGGCGCTCAAGGACGCGCTGCGCGGCGCGGGGCTCGAGGTGCACAGCCACCCGGGCTCGCTGCTCGTGGAGCCGTGGGAGGTCGCCACCGGCTCGGGGAGCCACTACAGGGTCTTCACCCCCTTCTGGAAGGCCGCGGCGGAGCTGCCGGTGGGCGCACCGCTGGCCGCCCCGGCCCAACAGGACCCGGACCGGGACGCCCCCGGCCTCGGCGGGCGGATCACGGAACTGGAGGAGGCCGGCGTCGTGCTCCCGCTGGCGGGGCTGGGCCTGCTGGACGGCACCGGGACCGGCTCCGGGGCCACCGCGGCGGCGGACACGCCGCGCTGGTGGGAGGAGACCATCGCCCGGCACTGGGAGCCCGGCTGCGCGGCGGCCGAGGCGGCACTGGACGAGGTGGCCGGGACCGTGGACGGCTACGCGGACGGCCGCGACCGGCCCGCGGACGAGCACGGCACCTCCCGGCTCTCGCCCCGGCTGCGCTTCGGTGAGCTCTCCCCGCGCCAGCTCGTCCACGCCGTCACCACGGACCCGCGCACCGCCGCCCCGGACCACGAGGGCCGGCGGGCGTGGGTCCGCCAGCTCTACTGGCGCGAGTTCTCCTGGCACCTCACCTACCACTGCCCGCCGCTGGAGCGCGAGCCGCTGCGCCCCGAGTTCCGCTCCTTCCCCTGGGAGCCCGACGACGGCGCGCTGCGGGCCTGGCAGCGCGGGCGGACCGGGGTGCCCCTCGTCGACGCGGGCCTGCGCCAGCTCTGGCAGTCCGGGTGGATGCACAACCGGGTCCGGCTCGTGGTCGGCAGTTTCCTGGCCAAGAACCTGCTGCACCCGTGGTGGGACGGGGAGCAGTGGTTCTGGGACACCCTCGTGGACGCGGACGAGGCCAACAACCCGGTGTCCTGGCAGTGGGTGGCCGGCTGCGGGGCGGACGCCGCCCCGTACTTCCGGGTGTTCAACCCCGAGACCCAGCGCGAGCGCTTCGACCCGGACGGCGCCTACGTCCGCCGGTGGTTGCCCGAGGCCCTCGAGCCGCTCAGCGGGTACCCGGAGCCGATCGTGGACCTCAAGCAGTCTCGCCGGCACGCCCTCGACGCCTACGAGGAGATGAAGGCCACCGCGTCCTGA
- a CDS encoding SRPBCC family protein, translated as MDVTTHVVIDRPRPEVAAFAMDPENVPAWYANIHRVSVLTAGPLAVGSRLAFQARFAGRTLRYEYAVRELVPGELLVMSTDDGPFPMRTTYRFRDAAAPAAPGGPSGPGAPVAATVMELRNDGGPSGPGRLLAPVLARMMRRENRRDLDRLKAVLEAR; from the coding sequence ATGGACGTCACCACCCACGTCGTCATCGACCGGCCGCGTCCCGAGGTCGCGGCCTTCGCCATGGACCCGGAGAACGTGCCGGCCTGGTACGCCAACATCCACCGGGTCTCGGTGCTGACCGCCGGGCCCCTCGCGGTGGGCTCGCGCCTGGCCTTCCAGGCGCGCTTCGCCGGCCGCACGCTGCGGTACGAGTACGCCGTCCGGGAGCTGGTCCCGGGGGAGCTGCTGGTGATGTCCACCGACGACGGCCCCTTCCCCATGCGCACCACCTACCGGTTCCGCGACGCCGCCGCCCCCGCCGCCCCCGGCGGCCCCAGCGGACCGGGCGCCCCGGTGGCGGCGACGGTCATGGAGCTGCGCAACGACGGCGGCCCCTCCGGTCCCGGACGCCTGCTCGCCCCCGTCCTGGCGCGGATGATGCGCCGCGAGAACCGGAGGGACCTGGACCGGCTCAAGGCGGTGCTCGAGGCCCGCTGA
- a CDS encoding alkaline phosphatase produces MTQISRRSLLLGSAATAAAASLAAAPATAAPRPAAALVRSSRLTLPSGIATGDVTSRSAVLWSRASGAGRLVATVRAVDAEGRPLARKDGFERVLRGSWASEATDFTAKISAGNLPAGTRFQYTLRFEDEDGNLSESGTGTFSTAPGAAAHGRSRGRGAGLGRRGQSFVWTADTAGQGWGINEEIGGMRGYRAMLETAPDFFVHAGDTVYADGPIQAEVVEPDGQVWRNLVTEEVSKVAETLNEFRGRHRYTMMDANVRAMYAQVPLVAQWDDHETTNNWWHGETIDDPRYTVRDVDTLAARGRRAWQEYMPIADARALRPGTGFEPARIYRKIERGPQLDLFALDMRTHKGENTDGLEPHATALLGEEQVQWLIREVTTSKATWKVISCDLPLGIIVPDGKGQESISNAEHGAPLGRELELARVLKAFKDHGVKNVVFITGDVHYCAAHHYSPERAAFTDFDPFWEFVAGPINAGSFGPNTMDGTFGPEVVFAKSGDYANESPRDGEGQFFGHVDLDEDDTFTVSLRDANGTTVYSKVLRPER; encoded by the coding sequence ATGACCCAGATCTCCCGTCGTTCCCTCCTGCTCGGATCCGCCGCCACCGCCGCCGCGGCCTCGCTCGCCGCCGCCCCGGCCACGGCCGCGCCGCGTCCCGCCGCCGCCCTCGTCCGCTCCTCCCGGCTCACCCTGCCCAGCGGCATCGCCACCGGCGACGTCACCTCCCGCTCGGCCGTGCTCTGGTCCCGCGCCTCCGGGGCCGGTCGTCTCGTCGCCACGGTCCGCGCCGTGGACGCCGAGGGTCGGCCCCTGGCCCGGAAGGACGGCTTCGAGCGCGTGCTGCGCGGCTCCTGGGCGAGCGAGGCCACGGACTTCACGGCCAAGATCAGCGCGGGCAACCTGCCCGCCGGCACCCGCTTCCAGTACACCCTGCGGTTCGAGGACGAGGACGGGAACCTCTCCGAGTCCGGCACCGGCACGTTCTCGACGGCGCCCGGAGCGGCCGCGCACGGCCGGTCCCGCGGGCGCGGGGCCGGACTGGGCCGGCGCGGCCAGTCCTTCGTCTGGACCGCGGACACCGCGGGCCAGGGCTGGGGCATCAACGAGGAGATCGGCGGCATGCGCGGCTACCGGGCCATGCTGGAGACCGCCCCGGACTTCTTCGTCCACGCCGGGGACACCGTCTACGCGGACGGCCCCATCCAGGCCGAGGTGGTGGAGCCGGACGGCCAGGTCTGGCGCAACCTCGTCACCGAGGAGGTCTCCAAGGTCGCCGAGACGCTCAACGAGTTCCGCGGCCGGCACCGCTACACGATGATGGACGCCAACGTCCGCGCGATGTACGCGCAGGTCCCGCTCGTGGCCCAGTGGGACGACCACGAGACCACCAACAACTGGTGGCACGGGGAGACCATCGACGACCCCCGCTACACCGTGCGGGACGTGGACACCCTCGCCGCGCGCGGCCGCCGGGCGTGGCAGGAGTACATGCCGATCGCGGACGCCCGCGCCCTGCGCCCGGGCACCGGCTTCGAGCCGGCCCGCATCTACCGCAAGATCGAGCGCGGTCCCCAGCTGGACCTCTTCGCCCTGGACATGCGCACCCACAAGGGCGAGAACACGGACGGCCTGGAGCCGCACGCCACCGCGCTGCTCGGCGAGGAGCAGGTGCAGTGGCTCATCCGCGAGGTGACCACCTCGAAGGCCACGTGGAAGGTCATCTCGTGCGACCTGCCGCTGGGCATCATCGTCCCGGACGGCAAGGGCCAGGAGTCCATCTCCAACGCCGAGCACGGCGCCCCGCTGGGCCGCGAGCTCGAGCTGGCCCGCGTGCTGAAGGCCTTCAAGGACCACGGCGTGAAGAACGTCGTGTTCATCACCGGCGACGTCCACTACTGCGCCGCGCACCACTACTCCCCGGAGCGCGCCGCGTTCACGGACTTCGACCCCTTCTGGGAGTTCGTGGCCGGCCCCATCAACGCCGGCAGCTTCGGGCCGAACACGATGGACGGCACGTTCGGCCCGGAGGTCGTGTTCGCCAAGTCCGGGGACTACGCCAACGAGTCCCCGCGCGACGGCGAGGGCCAGTTCTTCGGGCACGTGGACCTGGACGAGGACGACACCTTCACCGTCAGCCTGCGCGATGCCAACGGCACCACGGTCTACTCGAAGGTGCTGCGCCCCGAGCGCTGA
- a CDS encoding MOSC domain-containing protein, which produces MDAQPIRSPGPVPEGSAAGDDAPAGTVVAVRAGPVRRQHWCGREVATAAVKHLLAGPVPLGVLGLPGDEQGDRRHHGGPDKALLAYAREDYAAWWTEGREIPEGGFSENLTVTGWPGARVHAGDVFAIGEALVQVTQPRRPCRTLSDRWGMPDLVAEVQRTGRAGYYLRVLREGRIGAGDAMALVDRPGGSVSVAEIHRVMNVDRGDRVGIARVLASPELPAPWRAQLRRRLAGAPGDAPGAEA; this is translated from the coding sequence ATGGACGCGCAGCCGATCCGCTCGCCGGGGCCCGTGCCGGAGGGCTCGGCCGCCGGCGATGATGCCCCCGCGGGGACCGTCGTCGCCGTCCGCGCAGGGCCCGTCCGCCGGCAGCACTGGTGCGGGCGGGAGGTCGCGACCGCGGCCGTGAAGCACCTGCTCGCCGGCCCCGTTCCCCTCGGTGTCCTCGGCCTGCCCGGGGACGAGCAGGGGGACCGCCGGCACCACGGCGGCCCGGACAAGGCACTGCTGGCCTACGCGCGCGAGGACTACGCGGCCTGGTGGACCGAGGGGCGCGAGATCCCCGAGGGCGGGTTCTCCGAGAACCTCACCGTCACCGGCTGGCCGGGGGCGCGCGTGCACGCCGGGGACGTCTTCGCGATCGGCGAGGCCCTGGTGCAGGTGACCCAGCCCCGTCGGCCGTGCCGCACCCTGTCCGACCGGTGGGGCATGCCCGACCTCGTGGCCGAGGTCCAGCGGACCGGACGCGCGGGCTACTACCTGCGCGTGCTGCGGGAGGGCCGGATCGGCGCCGGGGACGCCATGGCGCTGGTGGACCGGCCCGGCGGATCGGTGTCCGTGGCCGAGATCCACCGCGTGATGAACGTGGACCGGGGGGACCGCGTGGGCATCGCCCGCGTGCTCGCCTCCCCGGAACTGCCCGCTCCCTGGCGGGCGCAGCTGCGACGGCGCCTCGCGGGCGCGCCGGGCGACGCCCCGGGCGCCGAGGCCTGA
- a CDS encoding alkaline phosphatase — protein MHASQIPPVTAQPTRRAVVRTGALAGAAALAGAAPLISPGPRPAAAATGPFRHGVASGDPLPDGILLWTRVTPTEDAAPGSGLGADVTVSWTVALDPGFTRVVARGTVRTGADRDHTVKVPVAGLAPATDHWFRFGLQGAVSPAGRTRTAPAAGAAVEHLRFGVVSCANWQAGHFSAYRHLSRERLDAVLHLGDYLYEYGPGEYQARDVVVRPHEPAREMTTLADYRVRHAQYKTDPDLQALHAAAPFIVTWDDHESANDAYDDGAENHTEGTEGSWPQRRAWAQRAYAEWMPVRYEPGGELYRRLGFGTLASLSMLDLRTYRDRQASSQLAGEVDDPDRSITGAAQMDWLLAGLTEQGPQWKLVGNPVMIAPVRFPSTLSTAELAGMHELLGTTTIDGVPYNVDQWDGYVADRTTVVRHLRDHAVKDTVFLTGDIHSAWACDLPADPLTYPVTGDSVATELVCTSVTSDNLDDILGVPPRTGSLAVEAAMKAANPHVRYLDFDSHGYSVLDVTPSGVRMDFHRLAERTSPGSGASRTASYTVAAGTQRVRSTGGVL, from the coding sequence GTGCACGCATCCCAGATCCCCCCTGTCACCGCCCAGCCCACGCGGCGCGCCGTCGTCCGCACCGGCGCGCTCGCGGGTGCCGCCGCCCTGGCCGGCGCCGCGCCCCTGATCTCCCCCGGTCCCCGGCCCGCCGCGGCCGCCACGGGGCCCTTCCGCCACGGCGTCGCCTCCGGGGACCCCCTCCCGGACGGGATCCTGCTGTGGACGCGGGTGACCCCCACCGAGGACGCGGCCCCCGGCTCCGGCCTCGGCGCGGACGTCACCGTCTCCTGGACGGTCGCGCTGGACCCCGGGTTCACCCGCGTGGTCGCCCGCGGCACCGTGCGCACCGGCGCGGACCGCGACCACACCGTGAAGGTCCCCGTGGCCGGGCTCGCCCCGGCCACGGACCACTGGTTCCGGTTCGGACTGCAGGGCGCCGTCTCCCCCGCGGGACGCACGCGGACCGCACCGGCCGCCGGCGCCGCCGTCGAGCACCTGCGCTTCGGCGTGGTGTCCTGCGCCAACTGGCAGGCCGGGCACTTCTCCGCCTACCGGCACCTGTCCCGCGAGCGCCTGGACGCGGTGCTGCACCTGGGCGACTACCTCTACGAGTACGGCCCCGGGGAGTACCAGGCGCGCGACGTGGTGGTCCGCCCGCACGAGCCGGCCCGCGAGATGACCACGCTGGCCGACTACCGGGTGCGCCACGCCCAGTACAAGACGGACCCGGACCTGCAGGCCCTGCACGCCGCCGCGCCGTTCATCGTCACGTGGGACGACCACGAGTCCGCGAACGACGCCTACGACGACGGCGCCGAGAACCACACCGAGGGCACGGAGGGCTCCTGGCCCCAGCGCCGGGCGTGGGCGCAGCGGGCCTACGCCGAGTGGATGCCGGTGCGCTACGAACCGGGCGGGGAGCTGTACCGCCGGCTGGGGTTCGGCACCCTGGCGTCCCTGTCCATGCTGGACCTGCGAACGTACCGGGACCGGCAGGCCTCCTCCCAGCTCGCCGGGGAGGTCGACGACCCGGACCGGTCCATCACCGGCGCCGCGCAGATGGACTGGCTGCTGGCGGGGCTCACGGAGCAGGGCCCGCAGTGGAAGCTGGTCGGCAACCCGGTGATGATCGCCCCGGTGCGCTTCCCCTCGACGCTGAGCACCGCCGAGCTGGCGGGCATGCACGAGCTGCTGGGCACCACCACGATCGATGGCGTGCCGTACAACGTGGACCAGTGGGACGGCTACGTGGCCGACCGCACCACCGTGGTGCGCCACCTGCGCGACCACGCGGTGAAGGACACCGTCTTCCTGACCGGGGACATCCACTCGGCCTGGGCCTGCGACCTGCCCGCCGACCCGCTGACCTACCCGGTCACCGGGGACTCCGTGGCCACGGAACTCGTGTGCACGTCCGTGACGAGCGACAACCTGGACGACATCCTCGGCGTGCCCCCGCGCACCGGCTCCCTGGCCGTGGAGGCCGCGATGAAGGCCGCGAACCCGCACGTGCGCTACCTGGACTTCGACTCCCACGGGTACTCGGTGCTGGACGTGACCCCCTCCGGCGTCCGGATGGACTTCCACCGGCTCGCCGAGCGCACCTCGCCGGGCTCGGGGGCCTCGCGGACGGCGTCGTACACGGTTGCCGCCGGCACCCAGCGCGTGCGGTCCACCGGGGGCGTGCTGTGA